One Nitrosopumilus sp. genomic region harbors:
- a CDS encoding NADH-quinone oxidoreductase subunit I, with protein MGTATGIIRALNSGIKHLAIKRFTLRYPEEKLKFVGDGYQFDPSTGVGIAGLKGRHMLFHDHCTGCQLCSIACEGVAEAIAMVKVPEEHKQNKKAIMPQIDYGKCVFCGLCVDACPFYALYMTNDYELSSFSKEGLIYTPAQLAVKPYVTQDSEIQITDRGATHG; from the coding sequence ATCCGCGCATTAAACTCCGGAATTAAACACTTAGCAATTAAACGATTTACACTTCGTTATCCTGAAGAGAAACTAAAGTTTGTAGGAGACGGATACCAATTTGATCCATCAACAGGTGTTGGAATTGCAGGACTAAAGGGACGTCATATGTTGTTCCATGATCACTGCACAGGATGTCAATTATGTTCAATTGCATGTGAAGGTGTTGCAGAAGCCATTGCAATGGTCAAGGTTCCAGAAGAACACAAACAAAACAAAAAAGCAATCATGCCACAAATTGATTATGGCAAATGTGTCTTTTGTGGTCTATGTGTTGATGCATGTCCATTTTATGCACTATACATGACAAATGATTATGAATTATCTTCATTTTCTAAAGAAGGATTAATCTATACTCCTGCACAACTTGCTGTAAAGCCATACGTTACACAAGACAGTGAAATCCAAATTACTGACAGAGGTGCAACACATGGCTGA
- a CDS encoding NADH-quinone oxidoreductase subunit J, producing MADAVFLALSVITIGSAIAALELRSLIYGSIALMGTLGGIAGFFFLLDSPFVALFQLAVYVGSIAVLILFTVMLVKRELIFKNIEDKRRKFAGFGLMLVVMVALGAVFLDSGIKSMNTDEPAVDFRDIGTDFVTYYWPALILMALILAGSVTGALVLAKREDVENDQRTN from the coding sequence ATGGCTGATGCTGTATTTCTTGCATTATCTGTAATTACAATTGGTTCTGCAATTGCAGCACTAGAACTACGTTCATTAATTTATGGCTCTATTGCTTTAATGGGAACACTTGGTGGAATTGCAGGATTCTTCTTCTTGTTAGATTCACCTTTTGTTGCATTATTCCAATTAGCAGTTTATGTTGGCTCTATTGCAGTACTGATTCTCTTTACTGTTATGCTAGTAAAGCGTGAATTAATTTTCAAAAATATTGAAGATAAAAGAAGAAAGTTTGCAGGGTTTGGATTGATGTTGGTTGTAATGGTAGCACTTGGTGCTGTCTTTTTGGATTCAGGAATTAAGAGTATGAATACAGATGAGCCTGCAGTTGACTTTAGGGATATTGGTACTGACTTTGTAACATACTATTGGCCAGCATTAATTTTGATGGCCTTAATTTTAGCAGGCTCTGTAACTGGAGCACTAGTTTTAGCCAAACGAGAGGATGTGGAGAATGACCAGCGAACTAATTGA
- the nuoK gene encoding NADH-quinone oxidoreductase subunit NuoK has translation MTSELIDFTLVSVALLGIGIYGLAVKRNFIRMLFAVEIIINAANLNLVAFARFLPDSGGQSLALFSIAIAAAEVGVGLSLIIVAYRMYQNVDIADFRSLKG, from the coding sequence ATGACCAGCGAACTAATTGACTTTACACTAGTTTCAGTAGCCCTATTGGGAATAGGAATTTACGGACTTGCCGTTAAACGAAATTTCATCCGTATGCTATTTGCAGTTGAAATAATCATCAACGCTGCAAATCTAAATCTGGTTGCATTTGCTAGATTCCTACCAGACAGTGGTGGTCAATCATTAGCATTATTCTCAATTGCAATTGCAGCTGCAGAAGTTGGAGTTGGATTATCTTTAATCATTGTAGCATACCGTATGTATCAGAATGTCGATATTGCAGACTTTAGGAGCTTGAAGGGTTAA
- a CDS encoding NuoM family protein, with amino-acid sequence MEYALLQAVFLPLLLSPVAYIIGRKAGPTPAMWFTFAILLYTTVLVITSALSGTVEEHYPWTDMFGEFGFVLDGLASPFAIIIYVLSTILVLYSKPYMIHKFHEQFEEEQNINHSGSGQTSVVESSSLSNYVNAKSGLYFALYLVFAMGMLGTVLATNLIEFYIFFEVMLIPGFFLVALWGDGPRRKIGLMFLFWTHAGAVVLLLGFLMIGLTIGSFDFADINEAEIPADIALISAVAIAIGLGVKLAVFMFHVWLPYVHGSAPTPISALLSPAMIGIGAYGIFRLIVEFLPLTFAELSIWFHIWGLVTMIYGGAMALMQDDLKRLLAYSSISQMGYLLFGIGSFSVLGLSGAEMMYVTHGIGKGILFMMAGVIIVKVGTRSISKLGGLAGKMPITATCAVIGALTIMGVPPTSGFMGEWILFYGALETAIEEGSTIRAVTFGLGLVATALTMSYMLWMLKRVFFGKTPEHLENVKEGSWYMTAPMMVLAGFTIVVGIYPDIFLKTIIPYMNGVLGV; translated from the coding sequence ATGGAGTATGCATTATTACAGGCAGTTTTCTTGCCATTATTGTTATCGCCAGTAGCATACATTATCGGAAGAAAAGCTGGTCCAACTCCTGCAATGTGGTTTACATTTGCAATTCTATTATACACTACAGTTCTAGTAATTACATCCGCACTTTCTGGAACTGTCGAAGAACATTATCCGTGGACTGATATGTTTGGTGAGTTTGGATTTGTCTTAGATGGATTAGCATCACCATTTGCAATTATCATCTATGTATTATCTACCATTTTGGTTCTTTACTCCAAACCATACATGATTCACAAGTTCCATGAGCAGTTTGAAGAAGAACAAAACATCAATCATTCTGGAAGTGGTCAGACTTCGGTTGTTGAATCATCCTCTCTTTCTAATTATGTCAATGCAAAGTCAGGACTTTACTTTGCACTATATCTTGTCTTTGCAATGGGAATGCTTGGAACTGTCCTTGCAACAAATCTGATTGAATTTTACATCTTCTTTGAGGTAATGCTAATTCCAGGTTTCTTCCTAGTTGCACTTTGGGGTGATGGTCCACGAAGAAAGATTGGTTTAATGTTCTTGTTTTGGACTCACGCAGGAGCAGTAGTCTTACTCTTAGGATTCTTAATGATTGGCCTAACGATAGGCAGTTTTGACTTTGCAGACATTAACGAAGCAGAAATTCCAGCAGATATTGCGTTAATTTCTGCAGTAGCAATTGCTATTGGACTTGGGGTAAAACTTGCAGTCTTTATGTTCCATGTATGGCTTCCTTATGTCCACGGTTCAGCACCTACTCCAATTAGTGCACTCTTATCCCCTGCAATGATCGGAATTGGAGCTTATGGTATCTTTAGATTAATTGTTGAATTTTTGCCTTTAACATTTGCAGAACTTTCAATTTGGTTCCACATCTGGGGATTGGTTACAATGATTTATGGTGGCGCAATGGCGTTAATGCAAGATGATCTAAAACGCCTACTTGCTTATTCTAGTATCAGTCAAATGGGATATCTCTTGTTTGGAATTGGATCATTTTCTGTTCTTGGATTATCAGGAGCTGAGATGATGTATGTTACTCACGGTATTGGTAAAGGTATTCTCTTCATGATGGCTGGAGTAATTATTGTTAAAGTTGGAACTCGAAGCATCTCTAAACTTGGAGGATTAGCTGGTAAGATGCCAATCACTGCAACATGTGCAGTTATTGGTGCACTAACAATTATGGGTGTTCCACCAACAAGTGGATTTATGGGAGAATGGATTCTATTTTACGGAGCATTAGAAACTGCTATTGAAGAAGGCTCAACAATTAGAGCAGTAACATTTGGTTTAGGTCTTGTTGCAACAGCACTAACAATGTCTTACATGTTATGGATGCTAAAGCGTGTATTCTTTGGAAAAACACCTGAACATCTTGAGAATGTAAAAGAAGGAAGTTGGTACATGACAGCACCAATGATGGTATTAGCAGGATTTACAATTGTAGTTGGAATTTATCCAGACATTTTCTTGAAGACAATTATTCCGTACATGAATGGAGTGTTGGGAGTTTAG
- a CDS encoding NADH-quinone oxidoreductase subunit L, which produces MATESIGLPFEVGAASAWLVWILPFIAALIMPGIGKASKRATGYVAVGFALMSALSAASMLPLALEAHEIHDQIMWIEAIGLKGGVLADPLSIIMANVVGWISFLIMIYSTGYMKGDKDITRFWFWMMFFIGSMQLIVLSDNLLQVFFGWEGVGLASYALISFWYRDKKKDHVGTEGRTVLGMLDYYAPTHAGMKAFIMTKVGDVMMIAGMLLIFLFAGTFGFKELMGDTEWATTMAAQGLLVPAFVLLFGGAVGKSAQFPLNEWLLEAMTGPTAVSALIHAATMVKAGVFLVARIGPLVFALGAAGILADQFFEIVAWVGAITALLLATQGMVNPEIKKVLAYSTGSQIGYMMMALGVAGLSHQYVDGYTAGFFHLISHAMFKASLFMAAGSLLHIVGSRFMTDMGGLRKQMKKTYAFMWAAGLGLMGAPFITTGFWSKDAIFAAVYESGNEWALPLYAIAVITAVITAFYTTRMIGMVFFGKKSKHIEKMEEEGHHIHEASLSMWVPYGILAVLTIGIGLIGLSTEEGLHHLFTEYLEHSFGIHTEHIAAESSILPEFLQGLNPVALGSSLAAFAIGIGLGYIFYIGRWVDPVKFVNSNLFFYGIHKLILNRWYLNAIIYWCFVVAPLWLARGVYRYFEKTAIDYGMNDGVQKAVGWSARVVQGTQTGVSQSYLFVFGAGLLFVVLILLI; this is translated from the coding sequence ATGGCAACAGAATCTATTGGATTACCATTTGAAGTTGGGGCAGCAAGTGCTTGGTTAGTTTGGATTTTACCATTTATTGCGGCTCTGATTATGCCTGGAATAGGAAAGGCATCAAAGAGAGCAACTGGGTATGTAGCAGTTGGATTTGCTTTGATGAGTGCATTATCAGCTGCATCAATGTTGCCACTTGCACTAGAAGCACATGAGATTCATGATCAAATCATGTGGATTGAAGCAATTGGATTAAAGGGAGGAGTATTAGCTGATCCTCTTTCAATAATTATGGCAAATGTTGTAGGTTGGATTTCATTTCTCATTATGATTTACAGTACTGGATACATGAAAGGCGATAAAGACATTACACGATTCTGGTTTTGGATGATGTTCTTTATTGGTTCAATGCAATTAATTGTTTTATCTGATAACTTACTCCAAGTCTTCTTTGGATGGGAAGGAGTAGGACTTGCATCATATGCATTGATCAGCTTTTGGTATCGTGATAAAAAGAAAGATCATGTTGGTACAGAAGGAAGAACAGTTCTTGGAATGCTAGATTACTATGCACCAACACATGCCGGCATGAAGGCTTTCATCATGACCAAAGTCGGTGATGTGATGATGATAGCGGGAATGCTGTTGATATTTTTGTTTGCAGGAACATTTGGATTTAAAGAATTGATGGGTGATACAGAGTGGGCAACCACAATGGCTGCACAAGGATTGCTGGTTCCTGCATTTGTTTTACTATTTGGTGGAGCTGTAGGAAAATCAGCACAATTCCCACTAAACGAATGGCTCTTAGAGGCAATGACTGGTCCAACTGCAGTTTCTGCATTGATTCATGCTGCAACAATGGTAAAGGCAGGTGTCTTCTTGGTTGCAAGAATCGGCCCTCTTGTATTTGCATTAGGTGCAGCAGGAATTCTAGCTGATCAGTTCTTTGAGATTGTTGCATGGGTTGGAGCAATTACTGCATTACTTCTTGCAACACAAGGTATGGTTAATCCAGAAATTAAGAAAGTACTTGCATATTCTACAGGTTCACAAATTGGCTATATGATGATGGCATTAGGTGTAGCAGGACTATCTCATCAATATGTCGATGGATATACTGCAGGATTCTTCCATTTGATTTCTCATGCAATGTTTAAGGCTTCTCTATTCATGGCAGCAGGATCTCTGTTGCATATTGTTGGTTCTAGATTTATGACAGATATGGGTGGTCTGCGAAAACAGATGAAAAAAACGTATGCCTTCATGTGGGCAGCAGGTCTTGGATTAATGGGTGCACCATTTATCACAACAGGTTTCTGGAGTAAAGATGCAATCTTTGCAGCAGTCTATGAATCAGGAAATGAATGGGCATTGCCATTGTATGCTATTGCAGTAATAACTGCAGTAATTACAGCATTTTATACAACAAGAATGATTGGAATGGTTTTCTTTGGGAAGAAGAGCAAACACATCGAGAAGATGGAAGAAGAAGGTCATCATATTCATGAAGCATCACTATCAATGTGGGTACCTTATGGAATTTTAGCTGTACTAACTATTGGAATTGGATTAATTGGATTATCAACAGAAGAAGGACTACACCACTTGTTTACTGAATATCTAGAACACTCATTTGGCATTCACACTGAACATATTGCAGCTGAATCTTCAATACTCCCAGAATTCTTACAAGGACTTAACCCCGTTGCACTAGGATCATCACTTGCAGCATTTGCAATAGGAATTGGACTGGGATACATATTCTATATTGGCAGATGGGTGGATCCTGTCAAATTTGTAAATTCAAATCTATTCTTTTATGGAATTCACAAACTTATCTTAAACAGATGGTATCTTAATGCAATAATTTACTGGTGCTTTGTTGTAGCACCACTATGGTTAGCAAGAGGTGTATACAGATACTTTGAAAAGACCGCTATCGATTATGGTATGAATGATGGAGTCCAGAAAGCAGTTGGATGGAGCGCTAGAGTCGTCCAAGGCACTCAAACTGGTGTATCTCAGTCATATCTATTCGTATTTGGAGCAGGACTGCTATTCGTAGTTCTGATATTGTTGATTTAG
- a CDS encoding NADH-quinone oxidoreductase subunit N, with protein sequence MLEITSTPLVLIAILGTVGVVLPIISIARKERGSNSFYAVIAFAALLVSMGYVGYQFLSDNVSPSALFSEDVIVDDAFGGFFAIAMLIVALFTTVGSFNYMRKHNAPAVYYSLILLATIGMVLVAYSTDLVMLFVAWELMSIPTYVLVGFMKKNPSSNEAALKYFLFGALSSAIIVYGISISYGLTGSTNIGEVIQGYSTLDPSLLPLALLSVGMFIAGFGFKMGLVPFHQWLPDTYEGAPPTITALLAAATKKAGFAATIRIVILGMVVLNLDWTLALGILAIMTMTIGNVAAIMQKNLSRMLAYSSIAHAGYILIGLAVAPHTSLGLQGSLYQIMNHAVMKGAAFIAVAGIITTLAVTHIDKLKGLGRRMPITALGLVISLFALAGVPPLSGFWSKLMLFGSALDASSALWWAPWLAIAGVLNSALSLAYYGWITRKMYFEGETEKRVSEPKSVIGVVIFSIIFLVGFGVYPDPLIKFVELASPVISLGIMP encoded by the coding sequence ATGTTAGAGATTACTTCCACACCATTGGTACTAATTGCAATACTAGGTACAGTTGGAGTAGTATTACCAATAATTAGCATTGCCAGAAAAGAGAGAGGTTCTAATTCATTTTATGCAGTAATTGCATTTGCTGCATTACTCGTATCCATGGGATATGTTGGATATCAATTCCTATCTGATAATGTATCGCCATCTGCACTATTTTCTGAAGATGTAATTGTAGATGATGCATTTGGTGGATTCTTTGCAATTGCAATGCTAATTGTTGCTCTGTTCACTACTGTTGGCTCTTTTAATTATATGAGAAAGCATAATGCTCCAGCAGTTTACTATTCTCTTATTTTACTTGCAACAATTGGTATGGTTCTTGTTGCATATTCGACTGACTTGGTAATGTTATTTGTTGCATGGGAGCTAATGAGTATTCCAACATATGTCTTGGTTGGATTTATGAAAAAGAATCCAAGCTCTAATGAGGCAGCATTAAAGTACTTCTTGTTTGGTGCACTCTCATCAGCCATCATTGTCTACGGAATTTCAATCTCATATGGGTTAACAGGTTCTACTAACATTGGCGAAGTGATTCAAGGATATTCAACACTTGATCCTTCATTACTTCCACTTGCATTACTTTCAGTTGGAATGTTTATTGCAGGATTTGGATTTAAGATGGGACTTGTGCCATTCCATCAATGGTTGCCTGATACATACGAGGGAGCTCCACCAACAATCACTGCATTACTAGCAGCTGCAACAAAGAAAGCTGGATTTGCAGCAACAATTAGAATTGTTATTTTGGGAATGGTTGTCCTTAATCTTGATTGGACACTTGCATTAGGAATTTTAGCAATAATGACTATGACTATTGGTAACGTTGCAGCAATTATGCAAAAGAATCTCTCAAGAATGCTTGCATACTCTAGTATTGCACACGCAGGATACATACTGATTGGTTTGGCAGTTGCACCTCACACCTCACTAGGTTTGCAAGGATCTCTTTACCAGATAATGAATCACGCCGTAATGAAAGGAGCAGCATTCATTGCAGTTGCAGGAATTATAACAACTTTGGCAGTTACTCATATTGATAAACTAAAGGGACTAGGACGTAGAATGCCAATAACTGCTTTAGGATTGGTAATTTCATTATTTGCATTAGCTGGAGTTCCACCACTTTCGGGATTCTGGAGTAAACTAATGTTGTTTGGAAGTGCACTTGATGCAAGCTCTGCATTATGGTGGGCACCATGGCTTGCAATTGCAGGAGTTCTAAATAGTGCATTATCACTTGCTTACTATGGTTGGATTACACGAAAGATGTACTTTGAAGGAGAAACAGAGAAGAGAGTTTCAGAACCAAAATCAGTTATTGGTGTTGTAATATTTTCAATTATATTCCTAGTTGGATTTGGTGTTTATCCAGATCCACTAATCAAGTTTGTAGAACTAGCATCCCCAGTAATTAGTTTAGGTATTATGCCTTAA
- a CDS encoding polyprenyl synthetase family protein — translation MDRKNIEINPLLETYGKYIEKIDHALEKELDLYSESEFIEPLKYSLDGGKRIRPIILTLSAESVGKIDDNTLSASCAVEFLHMESIIHDDIIDNETMRRQKDPFHIKYGYNTSVLTGDFVLGLILAICSRLNNPRITKDLATTAMLMSEGEMIESRLETSEDVTFDDYLKVIEYKTATAFEVAARTGAIIANGTEEQIEALTEYGKNIGIAYQIRDDLLDWKNEDKLFNLLIKKSSDPRDVFNKMEELLKEYSEKARVGLRKIPENDAKNNLENLIKFTSFKA, via the coding sequence TTGGACAGGAAAAACATCGAGATTAATCCTTTACTTGAAACCTATGGCAAGTATATTGAAAAAATAGACCATGCTTTAGAGAAGGAACTTGATCTTTATTCTGAATCAGAATTCATCGAACCGTTGAAATATTCTCTAGATGGCGGAAAACGAATTAGGCCTATTATTTTGACCCTATCTGCTGAAAGTGTAGGTAAAATAGATGATAATACTCTATCAGCATCTTGTGCTGTTGAGTTTCTTCACATGGAATCAATAATCCATGATGACATCATAGATAATGAAACAATGAGAAGGCAAAAGGATCCTTTTCATATCAAATATGGATACAATACTAGCGTACTTACGGGGGATTTTGTTTTAGGATTAATTCTTGCAATTTGTTCAAGACTTAATAATCCAAGAATTACAAAAGATTTGGCAACAACTGCAATGTTGATGAGTGAAGGCGAGATGATTGAAAGCAGGTTAGAGACAAGTGAAGATGTTACATTTGATGATTATCTAAAAGTAATAGAATACAAAACTGCAACAGCATTTGAAGTAGCAGCTAGAACAGGAGCAATTATTGCAAATGGAACTGAAGAGCAAATAGAGGCATTAACTGAATATGGAAAAAATATCGGAATTGCATATCAAATTAGAGATGACTTACTTGATTGGAAAAACGAAGACAAGCTTTTCAATTTACTAATTAAGAAAAGTTCTGATCCAAGAGACGTCTTTAACAAAATGGAAGAGTTACTAAAAGAGTATTCAGAAAAAGCAAGAGTTGGATTAAGAAAGATTCCAGAAAATGATGCTAAAAATAATTTAGAGAATTTAATTAAATTTACTTCGTTTAAGGCATAA
- a CDS encoding TenA family transcriptional regulator, translated as MNIIKQIDQMIEERSLLKHPFYQMWSDGKLTKESLAGYSKEYFQLVKAVPSFMTSIIEKASDNHVEELIENQKEESDHIKPWISFAGELGISEEELLQYTGLPKTQKAVSDLNELMTSFEGGACAMYAFEKEIPKISQTKLDGLAQFYGMSNDEATQYFKLHTEADIRHAASWQNILEKSSTDPAKLIEIAEKSITAQNLLLDSCYEAYC; from the coding sequence ATGAATATAATAAAACAAATTGATCAAATGATTGAAGAGAGAAGTTTACTAAAACATCCATTTTACCAAATGTGGTCTGATGGAAAATTAACAAAGGAATCTTTAGCAGGTTATTCAAAAGAATATTTCCAACTTGTAAAAGCAGTTCCATCATTTATGACTTCCATCATAGAAAAAGCATCAGATAATCACGTAGAGGAATTAATTGAAAATCAAAAAGAGGAATCTGATCATATCAAACCATGGATTTCATTTGCTGGAGAGTTAGGTATTTCTGAAGAAGAACTTCTCCAATACACTGGATTGCCAAAAACCCAAAAAGCAGTATCTGATTTGAATGAATTAATGACTAGCTTTGAAGGCGGTGCATGTGCAATGTATGCATTTGAAAAAGAAATCCCAAAAATTAGTCAAACAAAACTTGATGGATTAGCACAATTCTATGGAATGTCAAATGATGAAGCAACTCAATACTTTAAGCTCCACACTGAAGCAGACATTAGACATGCTGCCTCTTGGCAAAATATTCTAGAAAAGTCATCAACTGATCCAGCAAAATTAATTGAAATTGCTGAGAAATCTATCACTGCACAAAACTTGTTGCTTGATAGTTGTTATGAAGCATATTGTTAA
- the pyrE gene encoding orotate phosphoribosyltransferase, which translates to MEFVKEFATFLHKKGIIKFGDFTLASGKKSSYYVDLRLVPSYPHEFRKMVKYLENQIAQEIGLDEFDSIVSVPTGGLVIASALAIETVKPLIYVRNKPKDYGTSKSVEGLIHDGMKVVMIDDVATTGGSVVNAIKSLKEVNISISDAYVIVNRMEGADEALSELGVKMHSMLNILQITEALHEQNLVDQSILDKVKNQLGK; encoded by the coding sequence ATGGAGTTTGTGAAAGAGTTTGCAACATTTTTGCACAAAAAAGGCATAATAAAATTTGGAGATTTTACGCTTGCAAGCGGAAAAAAGAGTTCCTACTATGTAGATTTGAGATTAGTTCCTAGCTATCCACATGAATTCAGAAAAATGGTGAAATATCTTGAAAATCAAATTGCACAAGAAATAGGATTAGATGAATTTGATTCTATTGTATCTGTTCCAACAGGAGGATTAGTGATTGCATCAGCTCTTGCAATTGAGACAGTCAAACCGCTAATCTATGTTAGAAACAAGCCAAAAGACTATGGCACTTCAAAATCAGTTGAAGGTCTAATCCATGACGGAATGAAAGTGGTAATGATTGATGATGTTGCAACTACTGGCGGTTCAGTAGTTAATGCAATAAAATCTCTAAAAGAAGTTAACATTTCAATTTCAGATGCATATGTAATTGTAAATAGAATGGAAGGAGCAGATGAGGCTTTATCTGAACTGGGAGTAAAGATGCATTCAATGTTGAACATATTACAAATTACAGAAGCATTACATGAGCAAAATCTTGTGGATCAGAGCATTTTAGATAAAGTGAAAAATCAATTAGGAAAATAA
- a CDS encoding transcriptional regulator has product MPEIWLNYGITDVVLDIRAENLEQKIDSDGKILDDSVINEKLGTLDLSKPMELVVLHNSKSIQKIISMLFSLCEQKSKPFPKILTDKRILNQVKAGLPEGTSINEFDDVEISNSNLVFMSEMEFDGLFGYETISTRLIKKFGQDSMLSAYAKRQGNLPTPGQYPESLGEAKKFSDNFEIQGIEIIANSQGIVDFSIGHPSQTMSSTKILESQSIKDVGQHKTMIISSGKDSSNDNLGKSLSSLWNCANAIKKDGLAILVAECKGGLGSDALQQYIEDRLTLDQLKNPTKYITGMEDLLFLSEIQKNFQIGLVSILPEFYAKKLNMLSMQGIKYSMDYILKTQGARQKVAVVTDGARLLLR; this is encoded by the coding sequence ATGCCTGAAATCTGGTTAAATTATGGTATTACAGACGTAGTTTTGGATATTAGGGCTGAGAATTTAGAGCAAAAAATTGATTCTGATGGCAAAATTTTAGACGATTCTGTAATTAATGAAAAACTTGGAACCTTAGATTTATCAAAACCAATGGAATTAGTTGTATTACATAATTCAAAATCAATTCAGAAAATCATCTCAATGTTATTTAGTTTATGTGAACAAAAATCAAAACCATTTCCAAAAATTTTAACTGATAAACGAATACTAAATCAGGTCAAAGCAGGCTTGCCTGAAGGAACCTCGATTAACGAATTTGATGATGTAGAAATTTCAAACTCAAATCTTGTTTTTATGAGTGAAATGGAATTTGATGGATTATTTGGCTATGAAACAATCTCTACTAGACTAATCAAAAAGTTTGGGCAAGATTCTATGTTATCTGCATATGCCAAAAGACAGGGAAATCTCCCAACTCCTGGTCAATATCCTGAAAGTTTAGGTGAGGCAAAAAAATTCTCAGATAATTTTGAAATTCAAGGAATAGAGATTATTGCAAACTCTCAGGGAATTGTAGATTTCTCAATTGGGCATCCCTCTCAAACAATGTCATCTACTAAAATTTTAGAATCACAATCAATCAAAGATGTTGGTCAACATAAGACCATGATAATTAGTTCTGGAAAAGATTCAAGTAATGATAATTTAGGAAAATCCCTTTCATCTTTATGGAATTGTGCAAATGCAATCAAAAAGGATGGATTAGCAATTTTAGTTGCAGAATGCAAAGGGGGTCTTGGTTCTGATGCATTGCAGCAATACATTGAAGACAGATTAACATTAGACCAATTAAAAAATCCCACAAAATACATTACTGGAATGGAGGATTTACTGTTTCTGTCAGAAATCCAAAAGAATTTCCAAATAGGCTTGGTATCTATTCTTCCAGAGTTTTATGCAAAGAAACTAAACATGCTATCAATGCAGGGGATAAAATATTCAATGGATTATATTCTAAAGACACAAGGTGCACGACAAAAAGTTGCAGTTGTTACTGATGGTGCTAGATTACTCCTAAGGTAA